The Raphanus sativus cultivar WK10039 unplaced genomic scaffold, ASM80110v3 Scaffold3761, whole genome shotgun sequence genome includes the window ATGTCTTGAGATTCATGTCCACACTATAAGCAACAGAATGGTCATCAACTTCATGCATATTTCCACAAGCAAGGTGCCTTCTACATTCTTTAGCCTTCTCTTTGTCGAGTTCAATCTCAGCGTGTACCTTCTTAGTAAAGTGTGTCTTCAACCTATTAGCAAGAATAGATCTCTTTGCATGACGAACCATACTTTGCCTCCTAATATCCTCTAGCATTTCAAGTAATGGTTTTTTCCTTGCTTCCCTAATGGTTTTATTGAAAGACTCACAGAGGTTGTTGAGGTTATCATTGCAAAAAGATCCAACTCTAAAGAATGCTCTGCTCCATGTTCTCGGGTTCTGTAGTTGAAGAGTATCAAACGCACCTTTGTTATATTTCTTCAGTACCTCTAAAGCTTCTTCAAACTCTCCTACGGTGTAGCAAGCAGCTATTTTCCAAAACATACGCTCTAACTCAGGATCCTTGCTGTCTCGTTTCCAGTTTGACAATATGTGTCTTGCACACATTCGATGTTCTGCTTCTGGTAGTTCATTTTTCACAGCATTCACCAAACCCTGCATAAGTCATTAAATAAACATTCagtacatttttataataaaaaaacagaataaattaACCTTTCTAACCTTCTGCTTGTCTGAAATAATGGTGAATTTAGAGCCATCTTGTAGTCCCAAATCTTCCTTCAACAATCTCACAAACCACTCCCAGTTTATGTTATTCTCCACTTCTACTACAGCCCAAGCAATTGGAACTATTCTATTGTCACCATCTCTTCCAACAGCAGCCAATAAGTGTCCTTTTATATCCCATTTGAGAAATGCTCCATCTAAACCAATGATGGGCCTACAAGTCCCAATCCATGTCTCTCTTTGAGCTGTAAAACACATGTAAAGGCGATCAAATCTCTGCTTGCTCTGTACCACAGGCCCTGGAACAGTCTCTATCTTCATAGTAGAGTATGGATTAGATTTTAGGACCTCAGCTTGGTAATCCCAAATCCGAGAAAAGTGAGCTTCATGGCTAGCCTTCCTTTCTCTATAAATCTTAGACTTTGCTTTTCCACACTGTTCCTCAGTGACAGTGAGATTatattctctcttaatc containing:
- the LOC108836387 gene encoding uncharacterized protein LOC108836387, with product MGLLRVRRTEGPEGERVRVSREEPNEQHNQSDEEGDNEADQNGIGVEEEVVEDLSTHFGDDARNEGDVSDGDSGDDIWDDDKIPDPLSSDDDKEEYERREEAANTLGCEELLYLGKTYGCASDFKVALLRYSLRSRYDIRLYKSCAKALGAKCSDVESKCPWRIYCSYERRRHKMQVKVFVNEHCCIRSGYSKMLKTSSIAMLFEERLRIDPKFTRTEMANEIKREYNLTVTEEQCGKAKSKIYRERKASHEAHFSRIWDYQAEVLKSNPYSTMKIETVPGPVVQSKQRFDRLYMCFTAQRETWIGTCRPIIGLDGAFLKWDIKGHLLAAVGRDGDNRIVPIAWAVVEVENNINWEWFVRLLKEDLGLQDGSKFTIISDKQKGLVNAVKNELPEAEHRMCARHILSNWKRDSKDPELERMFWKIAACYTVGEFEEALEVLKKYNKGAFDTLQLQNPRTWSRAFFRVGSFCNDNLNNLCESFNKTIREARKKPLLEMLEDIRRQSMVRHAKRSILANRLKTHFTKKVHAEIELDKEKAKECRRHLACGNMHEVDDHS